One part of the Dyadobacter sp. 676 genome encodes these proteins:
- the gmk gene encoding guanylate kinase: protein MKGKLIIFSAPSGSGKTTIVRHLLTKYTQQLAFSVSACTRPRRDYEVDGRDYYFLTLQDFRQKIADQQFAEWEEVYAGNYYGTLKSEIQRLWDEGKHVLFDVDVKGGLKLKEAYGDAALAIFVKVTSDEEIQRRLSGRGTETPETLATRLAKVRYEQSFEHEFDEVLVNDELNETLAKAEQLVQAFIQS from the coding sequence GTGAAAGGTAAGCTTATCATATTTTCTGCCCCTTCCGGATCCGGAAAGACCACCATTGTAAGGCATCTTTTAACAAAATACACACAGCAACTGGCATTTTCTGTCTCGGCATGTACGCGCCCGCGCCGCGATTACGAGGTAGATGGCAGAGATTATTACTTCCTCACCTTGCAGGACTTTCGTCAGAAGATAGCGGATCAGCAGTTTGCGGAATGGGAGGAAGTTTACGCCGGTAACTACTACGGCACGCTCAAATCAGAAATACAGCGCCTTTGGGACGAAGGCAAGCACGTCCTCTTCGATGTGGACGTGAAAGGAGGATTGAAGCTGAAAGAAGCATATGGCGATGCCGCACTCGCCATATTTGTGAAAGTTACCTCCGACGAAGAAATCCAACGCCGCCTCTCGGGCCGCGGCACCGAAACGCCCGAAACGCTTGCCACCCGCCTGGCCAAAGTGCGCTACGAACAGAGTTTCGAGCACGAATTCGACGAAGTCCTTGTCAATGATGAACTGAATGAAACGCTTGCCAAAGCGGAACAACTCGTTCAGGCGTTCATTCAATCCTAA
- the nadD gene encoding nicotinate (nicotinamide) nucleotide adenylyltransferase yields the protein MKIGLFFGSFNPIHVGHLIIANTMATTTDLEQVWFIVSPQNPFKKNNSLLHEFDRYDLVQRAISDNALLRASDIEFHMPKPSYTIDTIVRLQEKFPQHQFKLIMGEDNLEQFPNWKNYEKILEYTGLYVYPRPNSKPHAFSNHADVKFVEAPLLDISATFLRACIKKGQSIRYMVPEPVEQLIKIKKFYQ from the coding sequence ATGAAGATCGGCCTGTTTTTCGGATCGTTCAATCCTATTCATGTCGGTCATTTGATCATTGCCAATACGATGGCCACGACCACCGACCTCGAACAGGTCTGGTTTATCGTGAGCCCGCAAAATCCTTTCAAAAAAAACAACAGCCTTCTGCACGAATTCGACCGTTACGACCTCGTGCAACGCGCTATTTCGGACAATGCATTGCTCCGGGCCAGCGACATCGAGTTTCACATGCCCAAGCCGAGCTACACGATCGACACGATCGTTCGTTTGCAGGAGAAATTTCCGCAGCATCAGTTCAAACTGATTATGGGGGAAGATAACCTGGAGCAGTTCCCAAACTGGAAGAATTACGAGAAGATTTTGGAATACACCGGCCTGTATGTTTATCCGAGGCCCAATTCAAAACCGCACGCATTCAGTAACCACGCCGACGTAAAATTCGTGGAAGCGCCGTTACTGGACATTTCGGCCACATTTCTTCGGGCCTGCATTAAAAAAGGCCAGTCGATCCGCTACATGGTGCCCGAGCCGGTGGAGCAGCTGATTAAAATCAAGAAGTTTTATCAATAG
- a CDS encoding nuclear transport factor 2 family protein encodes MMKQHLTIFLLTFATLAAAAQGNVPQPVDGTDCSKLFFKALLEEDANAITSLISNDFTVTNFNGQTIEARALQQAVTQGYIIVDSGMLTSTRTRTYGDVAVVQGLWNVSARIQNNSFNGDVAYTTVCVRAGGKWRVTTVQLTPAQ; translated from the coding sequence ATGATGAAACAACACCTGACCATCTTCCTTTTAACATTCGCGACACTGGCAGCGGCGGCACAAGGCAACGTCCCGCAGCCTGTCGATGGCACCGATTGCTCCAAGCTGTTCTTCAAAGCATTGCTCGAAGAAGACGCCAATGCCATCACCAGCCTCATTTCAAACGACTTTACTGTAACCAACTTCAACGGTCAAACCATCGAAGCCCGCGCATTACAGCAGGCGGTTACGCAGGGCTACATTATCGTCGACTCCGGCATGCTCACAAGTACACGTACGCGCACATACGGGGATGTGGCAGTTGTACAGGGACTTTGGAATGTGAGTGCGAGGATTCAGAACAACAGCTTCAACGGGGACGTCGCCTACACCACCGTATGCGTGCGGGCGGGCGGGAAATGGCGAGTCACGACCGTACAACTGACACCCGCGCAATGA
- a CDS encoding AraC family transcriptional regulator — MEDYNKIIESLGVKFVKARHIRILQPITIKNFYDVQNSLTILYDGEVSFGSEEPQKVEEGDMLFIPGGKHATVTYGNTATAKTVSNEEFMTNRDNYIEAGHDPALIGKLPNSFGLISFEAKVFDTVNFFTSLDVPPFLIKRDDQIAATINQILMEDMLDTPGKGRIIKIKTEEVVIEIIRYILKNKLFVEQLVTNSTYFKDPRLIDIFAYIKDNLGGDLSNKVLANVANVSEDYVGQYFKMLTGINPQDYIEYQRMEKAVDLLRTSKKSIRAIGSDVGYKDTAYFCRRFKMMFGIPAGKMRRRESLMNV; from the coding sequence ATGGAAGACTATAATAAGATTATTGAGTCGTTGGGGGTGAAATTTGTGAAGGCCCGTCATATCAGGATTTTACAGCCCATCACAATCAAAAATTTCTATGACGTACAGAACTCCCTGACCATTCTGTACGACGGTGAAGTTTCCTTCGGTTCCGAGGAGCCTCAGAAGGTTGAAGAAGGGGATATGCTCTTCATTCCGGGAGGAAAACATGCCACAGTGACGTACGGTAATACCGCCACGGCGAAAACCGTATCGAACGAGGAATTCATGACCAACCGCGATAATTATATCGAAGCCGGCCACGATCCCGCATTGATCGGAAAGTTGCCCAACTCATTCGGTTTGATATCTTTCGAAGCCAAAGTCTTTGATACGGTTAACTTCTTTACCTCGCTGGATGTGCCGCCGTTCCTGATCAAACGCGATGATCAGATTGCGGCGACTATCAACCAGATTTTGATGGAAGATATGCTGGATACGCCCGGAAAGGGCCGGATCATCAAGATCAAGACCGAGGAAGTGGTGATCGAGATCATCCGCTATATCCTGAAAAACAAGCTGTTCGTCGAGCAGCTGGTAACCAATAGTACTTATTTCAAAGACCCTCGTCTGATCGACATTTTCGCTTACATCAAAGACAACCTGGGCGGCGATCTGTCGAACAAGGTGCTCGCGAACGTAGCGAACGTTTCAGAGGATTATGTAGGCCAGTATTTCAAAATGCTGACTGGTATCAACCCGCAGGATTACATCGAGTACCAGCGTATGGAAAAGGCGGTGGACCTGCTCCGCACGTCGAAGAAGAGCATCCGAGCGATCGGTTCCGATGTGGGTTACAAAGACACCGCGTATTTCTGCCGCCGCTTCAAGATGATGTTCGGTATCCCGGCCGGAAAAATGCGCCGCCGCGAATCGCTGATGAATGTTTAA
- a CDS encoding acyl-CoA dehydrogenase → MDFNLSEEHLAVQTAARDFAQTELLPGVTERDTAQHFDPALLRKMGELGFLGMMVAPEYGGGGMDTLAYVLAMEEISKVDASAGVIMSVNNSLVCWGLEKYGTEQQKRQYLTRLASGEIIGAFCLSEPEAGSDATSQHTTALPDGDHYLLNGTKNWITSGNTSSVCLVIAQTHPELRHKGINAFIVEKGWDGFSVGKKEDKMGIRASDTNTLMFSDVKVPAVNRIGEDGFGFRFAMNVLNGGRIGIAAQALGIAAGAFELSLKYSKERKTFGKPIAEHQAIQFKLSEMATKIEAARLLVYKAARLKDEGKDYIQAAAMAKLYASEVAMWVTTEAVQVHGGYGYVKEYHVERLMRDAKITQIYEGTSEIQKLVIARELLK, encoded by the coding sequence ATGGATTTCAACCTTAGCGAAGAGCACCTGGCGGTGCAGACCGCTGCACGCGATTTCGCCCAAACCGAGTTATTGCCGGGTGTAACCGAGCGCGATACCGCCCAGCATTTCGACCCGGCATTGTTGCGTAAAATGGGCGAATTGGGCTTCCTGGGCATGATGGTGGCACCCGAATACGGGGGTGGGGGCATGGACACGCTCGCATACGTGCTCGCAATGGAGGAAATTTCGAAGGTAGACGCTTCCGCGGGTGTGATCATGTCGGTGAACAATTCGCTGGTATGCTGGGGGCTTGAAAAGTATGGTACGGAGCAGCAAAAGCGGCAATACCTGACACGCCTTGCGTCGGGTGAGATCATCGGCGCATTCTGCCTGTCGGAGCCGGAAGCCGGATCGGACGCGACTTCCCAGCATACGACCGCCTTGCCGGATGGAGACCATTATTTATTGAACGGTACGAAAAACTGGATCACGAGCGGGAACACGTCGTCGGTGTGCCTTGTGATAGCGCAGACACACCCAGAGTTGCGGCATAAGGGAATCAACGCATTCATTGTCGAAAAGGGCTGGGACGGCTTTTCGGTGGGAAAGAAAGAGGATAAGATGGGCATAAGAGCCTCAGACACAAATACTTTGATGTTTTCGGACGTGAAAGTGCCCGCGGTGAACCGGATCGGGGAGGATGGCTTCGGGTTCAGGTTTGCGATGAACGTACTGAATGGCGGCCGTATCGGTATCGCGGCGCAGGCGCTGGGGATCGCGGCGGGGGCGTTTGAGCTTTCCTTGAAATATTCCAAGGAGCGGAAGACCTTCGGCAAACCCATCGCCGAGCACCAGGCGATTCAGTTCAAATTGTCCGAAATGGCTACGAAAATTGAGGCCGCCCGGTTACTTGTATACAAGGCCGCCCGATTGAAAGACGAAGGAAAGGACTACATTCAGGCTGCGGCGATGGCAAAATTGTACGCATCCGAAGTGGCTATGTGGGTGACAACGGAAGCCGTCCAGGTGCACGGGGGCTACGGTTATGTGAAGGAATACCACGTCGAAAGGCTGATGCGCGATGCTAAAATCACACAGATTTACGAAGGTACCTCCGAAATCCAAAAACTTGTAATCGCCCGGGAGCTTCTTAAATAA
- a CDS encoding DNA mismatch repair protein MutS, which yields MQPIDRHTLHELQLLPENSRAASILAFYDHAGTLGGADYLKSMIGKPRQTLEEVIRFQDLLKAMAIRPAAWQVNIARAYAAAAESYYALSVAHSMSQDAVMHWLDTWWYSIRNKAEFYRIQSGVLATLRLVRAVQSTLSNLSETIIPEEISEDIAALRDFIFSPVLSLFLKKKDSKHSNGAIFYLDYHFRISHRDKFRHMLDTLYRLDACLAIIKTAKRHDLSFPVFDTRSQNFSAANAWHPLITDPVANDLALTTNQPVCIVTGANTSGKTTFLKTCGLILYLAHLGWPVPAKSLHLPFIDRLFTSIHLSDDLDQGFSHFYNEMMRIKQISEALSNGEKCFVVVDELFRGTNQEDALHCSQTVLDGFSNFEGSYFLVSTHLHELIRHYTDHPKVSFRCFRTRITDHQFRNTFKIEEGAAFEKVGRLIMDQTGVTALLQNAKRPSLE from the coding sequence ATGCAGCCCATAGACCGGCATACCTTACACGAACTACAACTCCTGCCCGAAAACAGCCGAGCGGCCAGCATTCTGGCATTTTACGACCACGCCGGCACACTCGGCGGCGCGGATTACCTGAAAAGCATGATCGGGAAGCCGCGGCAGACTCTCGAAGAAGTCATACGTTTCCAGGACCTCTTAAAAGCCATGGCGATCCGCCCGGCGGCATGGCAGGTCAATATCGCCAGGGCCTATGCCGCTGCGGCGGAAAGTTATTATGCATTGAGCGTAGCGCATTCCATGTCGCAGGATGCTGTCATGCATTGGCTCGACACATGGTGGTATTCCATCCGCAATAAAGCCGAATTCTATCGCATTCAAAGCGGCGTACTGGCCACATTGCGGCTGGTGAGAGCGGTACAATCGACGTTGAGCAACCTTTCGGAAACCATAATCCCGGAGGAAATTTCAGAAGACATTGCCGCATTGCGGGACTTCATCTTCTCCCCCGTCCTATCGCTTTTTCTGAAAAAGAAGGATAGTAAACATTCCAACGGCGCGATCTTTTACCTCGACTATCATTTCCGGATCAGCCACCGGGACAAATTCCGGCATATGCTGGACACGCTTTACCGGCTCGACGCCTGCCTGGCGATTATTAAAACGGCCAAACGGCACGACCTGTCATTCCCGGTTTTTGATACGCGTTCCCAAAACTTCTCCGCAGCAAACGCCTGGCATCCGCTCATTACAGATCCGGTAGCGAATGATCTGGCGTTGACAACCAACCAGCCGGTTTGCATCGTCACCGGCGCGAATACGAGCGGTAAGACCACCTTTCTCAAAACCTGCGGGCTCATTCTTTACCTCGCACACCTGGGTTGGCCCGTACCCGCGAAATCGCTGCATTTGCCGTTTATCGACCGGCTCTTCACCTCGATTCACCTCTCCGACGACCTCGATCAGGGTTTCAGCCATTTTTACAATGAAATGATGCGTATCAAACAAATTTCCGAGGCATTGAGCAACGGAGAAAAGTGTTTTGTGGTTGTGGACGAATTATTCCGTGGTACCAATCAGGAGGATGCCTTGCATTGCTCCCAAACGGTGCTGGATGGCTTTTCGAACTTCGAGGGTTCATATTTTCTCGTTTCGACACACCTGCATGAACTGATCAGGCATTATACCGATCACCCGAAAGTGAGTTTTCGCTGCTTCCGCACACGCATTACCGACCATCAATTCCGAAACACATTTAAAATAGAAGAAGGCGCCGCATTTGAAAAAGTAGGAAGGCTCATCATGGACCAGACCGGCGTGACCGCATTGCTTCAAAACGCAAAAAGGCCCTCACTGGAATGA